One window of Halichondria panicea chromosome 7, odHalPani1.1, whole genome shotgun sequence genomic DNA carries:
- the LOC135338317 gene encoding protein HIRA-like gives MKLLKPEWVCREGRPIFSVHLHPDGSRFATGGQGQDCGLVNIWNMAPIRNEIDEANENVPKCLCEMTNHLGCVNSVRWSCDGKSLASGGDDALVMIWQIKYQGSSTSFGGTNHEQWGCVNMLRGHSGDILGVAWSHDQKYLASCSVDNTIIIWNAKDLPQKVTLITGHEGLVKGLSWDPVGKYMASQSDDHSVRIWRTNDWKEVKQIREPFKKCGGTTHVLRLSWSPDGKFIVTAHALNNDGPTAQIIERGDWKTGIDFVGHRKAVEVVSFNPHLFVKKDGVDHHGCIALGSRDRSLSVWLTNLKRPLVVLHDLFTDSILDLSWSKDGYELIVCSTDGSVAYLKFTAKELGAKVSEQALDEIFMATYGSQRAAKNRNANTSTILIEDPTMLKLVDQQETVVKGAMTSTPLKKTLNKSLEMVSTTAAIASITKQIETKTSDGRRRITPVTLTTQPSSVSGAPLPFTSFSPKQNKGVIMDPSPPAGGGKKPSPQSNNPSIKSPPPKPMRFEPLSPINEPKQTEVAESSKSGTLKRTLDTVAIPKAKKLKLKRSKVSTTVEASKPSTPQKPSSLSSIAKHSQVSLPVPDVEGVLTLVVSNGLQDKDSMVVQINNNASSKNIIKCLKNDAIIWSNGLPTAAVVAGGNSVVTCVVCSDKSVHMYSSQSGRLLLPTFHLSSPPHALKVESSFVLVICSNATATVWDVDSFKATVREASFSHLVQDGKKNLPLESVDLTATGVPAISIKGTTYVYHNDMCVWLEACTRMETSEIHLSDSVVSLDYTLPLRTLQKSSGLTRTDTVGQMLSSLRNPSSVAGSLSYLEAQVSRSYLMQSPLEYSHWSTTYVRYLVREEQELRLREFCGQFTTPSGQEGKGQVLGLTKHSLLRNFLSIIAGNARLQRLYAELRDSLE, from the exons ATGAAGTTGCTCAAACCAGAATGGGTGTGCCGTGAAGGACGTCCTATCTTCTCAGTCCACCTCCACCCGGATGGATCACG gttcgCTACTGGAGGTCAAGGTCAAGATTGCGGCCTCGTCAATATTTGGAATATGGCACCGATACGAAACGAGATTGATGAAGCGAACGAAAACGTTCCAAAATGTCTGTGTGAAATGACCAATCACCTTGGCTGTGTGAATAGTGTCCGCTGGTCATGTGATGGGAAATCATTAGCAAGTGGTGGAGACGATGCGTTAGTCATGATCTGGCAAATCAAATATCAAGGATCCTCGACCTCGTTTGGTGGCACCAACCACGAGCAATGGGGGTGTGTCAATATGCTACGAGGGCACAGCGGAGACATACTGGGTGTGGCCTGGTCACATGATCAGAAGTATCTAGCATCGTGCAGTGTCGACAACACAATCATTATCTGGAACGCAAAAGACCTACCTCAAAAGGTCACCCTCATTACCGGCCATGAGGGGCTGGTGAAAGGACTGAGCTGGGATCCTGTCGGCAAGTACATGGCGTCACAATCTGACGATCACTCAGTGCGGATATGGCGCACCAACGACTGGAAGGAAGTCAAGCAAATCAGAGAGCCTTTTAAGAAGTGCGGAGGTACTACGCATGTGCTGAGGCTTAGTTGGTCTCCAGATGGCAAGTTTATAGTGACCGCCCACGCTCTCAACAACGACGGACCTACCGCGCAGATTATCGAGAGAGGAGATTGGAAAACCGGAATTGATTTTGTTGGTCATCGGAAAGCAGTGGAAGTGGTTTCGTTTAATCCTCACCTGTTTGTGAAGAAGGATGGAGTTGATCATCACGGCTGTATAGCTCTGGGCAGTCGAGACAGGTCTCTATCAGTGTGGCTCACCAATCTCAAGCGTCCTCTTGTCGTTCTTCACGACCTCTTCACCGATTCAATCCTCGATTTATCGTGGTCTAAAGATGGCTATGAGCTGATAGTGTGCTCAACAGATGGCTCAGTGGCATACCTCAAATTCACTGCCAAAGAACTTGGAGCGAAAGTTTCTGAGCAAGCTCTAGATGAAATCTTCATGGCCACATACGGCTCGCAACGTGCTGCCAAGAATCGCAATGCCAACACATCCACGATCTTGATAGAAGATCCCACCATGCTCAAGCTTGTAGACCAACAAGAAACGGTCGTTAAAGGAGCAATGACATCCACCCCTCTCAAGAAGACACTCAACAAGAGCCTGGAAATGGTGTCAACAACTGCAGCAATTGCAAGCATTACGAAACAGATTGAGACAAAAACAAGTGATGGAAGACGACGGATAACTCCTGTGACACTGACCACCCAACCCAGCTCTGTGTCTGGTGCCCCCCTACCCTTCACCTCGTTCTCCCCCAAACAGAACAAAGGGGTCATAATGGATCCCTCCCCCCCAGCAGGGGGCGGTAAAAAACCCTCACCACAGAGCAACAACCCCTCAATCAAGAGCCCACCCCCTAAGCCGATGCGCTTCGAACCTCTATCTCCAATCAACGAACCCAAGCAGACTGAAGTTGCCGAGTCATCAAAAAGTGGTACCCTCAAGAGAACATTAGATACAGTTGCTATTCCAAAAGCAAAGAAACTAAAATTGAAACGATCTAAAGTTTCGACCACAGTGGAAGCCAGTAAACCAAGCACACCTCAGAAGCCATCCAGCCTCTCTAGTATAGCCAAACACAGTCAAGTGTCGCTACCTGTGCCTGATGTGGAGGGCGTACTAACACTGGTTGTGTCTAACGGGCTTCAAGACAAAGACTCAATGGTGGTGCAAATTAACAACAATGCCTCGTCAAAAAATATCATAAAGTGTTTGAAGAATGATGCGATTATTTGGTCTAACGGTTTACCAACAGCAGCCGTGGTTGCCGGTGGTAACAGTGTGGTGACATGCGTTGTGTGTAGCGACAAatctgtacacatgtactcaAGTCAAAGTGGCCGCCTACTATTGCCGACCTTTCACCTCTCTTCTCCCCCACACGCTCTCAAAGTGGAGTCCAGTTTTGTGCTGGTTATTTGCTCTAATGCTACTGCCACTGTCTGGGACGTGGACTCATTCAAAGCAACTGTCAGAGAGGCAAGCTTCTCTCATTTAGTTCAAGACGGCAAAAAAAACTTGCCCCTGGAGAGTGTTGACCTCACAGCTACTGGAGTGCCTGCTATTTCCATCAAAGGAACTACCTACGTCTATCACAACGACATGTGCGTGTGGCTGGAGGCTTGCACCAGAATGGAGACATCAGAAATCCATCTCTCTGATTCTGTGGTTAGTCTGGATTATACGCTGCCATTGAGAACTCTACAGAAATCATCTGGCCTCACTCGAACAGACACTGTCGGTCAAATGTTGTCAAGTCTCCGCAACCCGTCCTCAGTGGCAGGTAGTCTGTCGTATCTGGAGGCCCAGGTGTCGCGCTCCTACCTGATGCAGTCCCCCCTGGAGTACTCACACTGGAGCACTACCTATGTACGCTACCTCGTGAGAGAGGAGCAAGAGTTGAGACTGAGGGAGTTCTGTGGGCAGTTCACAACACCCTCAGGGCAGGAGGGCAAAGGTCAAGTACTGGGACTGACGAAACATTCTCTCCTTAGAAACTTTCTGTCTATTATTGCGGGGAATGCACGATTGCAGAGACTGTATGCTGAACTGAGAGACTCTTTAGAGTAA